The genome window GCAGCTATAAATAACAGAGCGAGAGCcacagcagaaaaaaaataaagtatatttaagtaaagTGTAACAAATGCTGCACACACTCTGTAAACTAGTTTGACTAGAAGGGTGTTTTGAttttggcaaacatttgagAGAAATTCGAGTTCGAAGCTGTTAACAGACTGCTATTTAACATACTATGTTAATGTAAGCAAATGTTCATGTTAAAAACTTCATCATTTAGAGTGATAAAAACGGAATAAATTATTACTGATTGCACCCATTCCATTGGGACTTTAATTACACACTAAAGCAAgctcattaaatatatatttagcttAATCATGAAAGGATAATTTTTGGCAGTTCTTATGATAGTATATGATAGTAATAATCCCACAGTGATTAAACGTGTGGTATACGTAATTTACATTGATTTCTTTATACATTACATTATCATTTTAGCAACTTCGATTCAGAATATAATCATTATAATTTTCTAGTCGATTTCATATTCAATAAGTTAAGAATATCTACTAGAGTATGTTATAACACATATCGCTAGCTTAGGGAAAATCGCTTTAAAAGTTTTCAAGTTACACGCACATTCTTCTAAAGTTGAATAACAATACAATTCAACTAagcaatatttatgaatataaacAAGAAAACTTTGGATCAATATAAAGCTTCTGTTAATAGTCGCAACTGCCTTCATGATGCCCGTGATCTTAACAGCTTATGAGAATTCTAGTAATAATAATCTTCCTAGAATACCAAAGTTTCACTCCTTTCGAGTAGAGCATAATTTACAAAGACTTGCAATAAAAATCCAAAGATCAACCATTAAATACCATCAAGTACTTTGAAGAATAATTAAACTATTGTAAATTCAATCAGATTTAATTACAATTCCTCTTCACTTTGCTGGCGAAACAGAGTATTCCTCAGTTGTGCCACAAGTATTTCAAGTAGAGAGCATGAGTTTGCATTACTCACCCAACAAGATGTCACTGGACACGGAATGCGAGCTCAGCGATGAAGTCTGTCCGTCCGAAGGACTTTGTGGCGGCTCTCGCAATGGGCTGCTGGGTGTTGTGGGTGGCGTATTGAGGCAACGCTGACTGCCAGTTGTTGGTGTGGTTGCTACTGcatcaactgctgctgttgttgttgttggcgtatCGCTGCTGCGAAAGTAGCCGCTTGCAAGTGAAATTCTGtgaaagcaaatcaaaaatttaaattgaattcgtATCGAGTTTTTTCCACAGTTTCATTGTCAATGTCAAATTTAatcgaaatgcaattaatgtgGCCAAGCACATTAAAGTGATTATCGAAGCCACCTGCAGCCGAGTTTCTTAAGCACACACAAGGCAGGAGAGGAGAGTAGTTGAGAGGACAGGACAGGAGAGGAGAAGAAAGGACTTCGTTGAACCGTTTTCTAGAATGCGCAGTGCCCGAGTAATTGATTGGAAAAATGGCCATTCATGTTAAGTGCAGTCGAGCGAGTTCCAAAGCAAGCTGCAACCCACATTTTTCCCTTGCCCCCTTTCGCCCCTTTCCCCTTTGCCCCATTTCCCATTCTTCAACCCTTggacagctgctgctgctgccctgGCATACTTCTTAGCTCGTTATTGCACGTAATTGGCCATTTTCCTGGCAGTCCGGCacacaatttattgaatatcaGCGACGTTTTGTGTGGGTGCAGAAACTCTTAGCCCACTCTTTCTTAACGCTGCCACTTTGATCGATAGTTGCGAGTTAAACGCCAGCAATAAATAGTTGCGCACTCACTCGGGCAAAAAGGGTTtgtcgctttgctttgcatatttaatgctAATTAGCTAAGGACTCgacttcaaaataaatttgtgctcATTTCGCTGGCAACGCTTTAATGCACTCTCTCGCATTACTTATACGCACTGTGGTCGCTGTGGcgctctgtctctcttctatattactcatacgcactgttgttgctctgttcCCGTCGGCATTCCCATTTCGCTTGCTCTAGGCAGCCACAAAACCAACATGTTTTTGCGGCATCCTTTTGCATTAAGAA of Drosophila nasuta strain 15112-1781.00 chromosome 3, ASM2355853v1, whole genome shotgun sequence contains these proteins:
- the LOC132794144 gene encoding uncharacterized protein LOC132794144, producing MEYSNSKRLNHNEQQQQQPQNEHDQQTRISLASGYFRSSDTPTTTTAAVDAVATTPTTGSQRCLNTPPTTPSSPLREPPQSPSDGQTSSLSSHSVSSDILLGE